A window of Steroidobacteraceae bacterium genomic DNA:
CGGGCAATCGCGCAAGCCTGGTGGCGACCATCAATTCCTACAACGCGGGTGGCTGCACGCCGTTGTCCGAGACCCTGTACGAAGCAGGTCAGTACTATGCCGGCAACGCAGTGGACTACGGCAATACATCGGCACCGTCTTTGAGCGTCGCCGCGTCGCGCAGCTCGACGAATGCCAACCAGTACCAATCACCCATCCAGTACAAGTGCCAGAAGAACTACATCGTGCTCCTGACCGACGGCCTGCCGACGGCCGATACCAACGCCGACGCCAAGATCCAGGCGCTCGTCGACAAAGGCAGTCCGGCGGAGAGTTTCGCCTCGCTGGTCGGCAGTTGCGATGGCACGGGCGATGGCCGCTGTCTCGACGACATGGCGGAGTACCTGTTCAAAGGCGACCACTCCCCATTGGCGGGAAGGCAGAACATCACGACCTACACCGTCGGCATGGGTCCGGGCATTCCTGCGGGCACCAACTTCCTTGACAGCGTCGCCACACGCGGCGGCGGCAAGAACTACACCATTGCCGACGACGTCACGGAGCTCACCGATACGCTGCAGAAGGTCTTCAGTGACATTCTCTCGAACAGCACGACGTTCACGACTCCCACGGTTGCGGTCAACGCCTTCAACCGTGCCCAGACGCAGAACGACCTGTTCGTTTCGGTGTTTCGTCCGGCGAGCGAGCTGCGCTGGCCCGGCAACATCAAGAAATACAAGCTGGTGGGCGGCAAGATCGTCGACGTGAACAACGCCGATGCGATCGATCCCGGCACGGGCTTCTTCCAGAACAATGCCCAGAGCTACTGGTCGCCCTCGCCCGATGGACCCAATGTCGAGCCCGGCGGCGCCGCCAACCTCATCGACAATCCGTCGGCGCGCAATCTGCTGACCCAGGTCGTGAGCGGCGGCCCCATGGTGGCCTTCAACACGAGCAATGCCGCCATCACGGATGCCATGCTCGGCATCACCGGTCCCGCGCCATTGCGAGACGATCTCATTCTCTGGGCGCGCGGCCAGGACATCAAGGACAGGGACGTGGATGGTGATACCACCGAGCCGCGCCGCACCATGGGCGATCCGCTCCACGGCAAGCCCGCCATCGTGACCTATGGTGGCACCACAGGCAGCCCCGATCCGGATGACACCGTGATCTTCGCTCCCGACAACGACGGCTATCTGCATGCGATCGATGTACGTGAAACCTCGCCGACGGAGGGTCGCGAACTCTGGGCCTTCGTACCCTACGAGATGCTCGGGCGCATGGCCTCGCTGTTCGACAACCCCTCGGCCGTCAATCGCACCTATGGACTCGACGGCGACATCAAGGTGCTCAAGTTCGACGTGAACAACGACGGCATCGTCGATCCATCAGCGGGCGACAAGGTCTATCTGTACTTCGGCCTGCGTCGCGGCGGCAAGCGCTACTACGCGCTCGATGTCACCGACCGCAATAATCCGGTCATGCTCTTCACCAAGAGCAATGCGGAATTGCCGGGCCTCGGCGAGTCCTGGTCGCCGCCGATCATTTCGCGAGTCAATGTGGCCGGTGCCGCCCAGAACGGAGAGAAGCTGGTCCTCATCTTCGGCGGTGGTTATGACGCCGCCCAGGACAGCGGCGCCTACGGCACCGACGTCGAAGGCCATCGCATCTTCATGATCGATGCCAAGACCGGTGCGTTGCTGTGGTTTGGCGGCGCCAACACCGGGTCGACGGTTCCGCCCGTGGGTCCGTCCATGGCCGTGTTCCCGAAAATGGAGAACGCCATCACCGGGCGCATCAACGTGCTCGATACCAATGGCGATAACTATGCCGACCGCATGTACGCGGCCGACCTCGGCGGCCGGGTGCACCGCTTCGATATATGGAACGGCAATCCGGCCAATACCCTGGTAACGGGCGGCGTCATGGCGGAATTCGGTGCAGCGGGCATGGCCTCGCCAACGACGGCCGACACGCGCCGTTTCTACAATGGGCCCGACGTCGCGCTGGTGCAATTGCGCGGTGCCGACCCGTATTACAACATCGCGATCGGCAGCGGCTACCGCGGGCATCCGCTCGAGCTCAACAACCACGACATGTTCTTTTCGTTCCGCGACAAGACACCGTTCGCGCGCTTCACGCAGGCGCAGTACAACAGCTTCGTACCGGTGAAACCCGTCGACCTCGTGGACATCACGCCCAACATCAATTCGAGCGTCGTCCCGGCAACGGCCCGGGGATGGCGCCTTGACATGACGCTGAACGGCGGCTGGGTGGGCGAGAAGATCCTGGCGGAATCGGTCACAGTGAACGGCGTCATCCTGTTCCCGACTTACCAGCCGACACCGGCGTCATTGGCCGACCCCTGCGTGCCGTCGACCGGTCGCAACCGTGTCTACGCCCTGCGCATCGGTAATGGTCGCCCGGCACTCGACTTCAACGACGATGGTGTCAACGACCCGTCGGATGATCTATCGCAGTCGGGTATCGTCGGCGACGTCAGTGTTGGCATCATCCGCGACAGCAGCCTGGGTAACGGCGGTGGTGGTGGCGGCGGCGGTACGCCGACCGTTTGCATCGCCGGCGTCGAAGTGCTCAAGAAATGCGTGGGCGTCGGTGGTACCGTGCGCTCTTATTGGCACAGCAACGGCCGATAGGCCGTTGACTGGCCGGCGCCGGAAAAGGATGATCCCATGACTATGATCAACAGCTACCGCAGACGACAGCGCGGCGTCACGCTCATGGAATTGCTTACGGTCGTGGTCGTGCTCGGCATACTCGCGACCATCGCGATTCCGAGCTATCGCAGCTATCTGCTTCGCTCGCAGCGTACCGATGGCACGACCACGCTGTTGCGGGTGCGTTCGGCGCAGGAGAAGTTCTACCTCCAGAACAACGCCTATTCGAACGACATGGGGCCCGCACCTGCCGGCCTGGGTATCGCCGGCGCCGCGGGCGCCTGCGCGAACTCCGAGGGCGGCAAATACCAGGTGTGCATCGCGTTCAACGGCGGCAATCCCAACACCTTCATCGCAACCGCGGCGCCCACGGCTGCCGGTGGCCAGGGCGCCGACACCAAGTGCACTTCGTTCACCATCAACGAAACCGGCACCAAGGGCAGCACCGGCACGGCGACGACGGCGGAGTGCTGGCGCTGAAGGGTCACTGATTCGCAGCGGGCCGTGGCCGAACGGTCTCGTTTGCCATCGGCACATATCGCGCTGATTTGCATCTTGCCGGCGAGGCGGGCATTGCCGACACTGTGCGGGTGGCATCCCAGGCGCACGTCGCTCCCCTGATCTTGTTGGCGATTGCCGCATTGTTCGGTGGCTGCACGCCGCGCCCTCCCGAAGCGAGCCCGGCAGCGGGTGCCCGCGAGGGCTTGCGCCTCGCCACCTGGAACCTCGAGTGGTTCCTGCGCCCCGAGGATTTTCACAAACTCAAAGCCAGCTGCACTTCACGCGAGCAGCCGCCGCCGCGCAGTCGACCGAGCATTCCCTGTGATGTCGCCTATGGCATGGAGCGAAGCAGCAGCGACATCAAGACGCTCGCGGACTACGCCAAGCGCCTCGGCGCCGACGTGATCGCCCTGCAGGAAGTCGATGGCCCGGCCGCCGCCGCATTGCTTTTTGCTCCTGAGGATTATGACTTCTGCTTTACGGGTCGACGCCATGTGCAGAACAATGGCTTCGCGGTCAGGCGCAGCGTTGCTCATCGCTGTGGACCCGACCTCAGAGAATTGTCGCTAGGCGACAGCGTGCGACGTGGCAAGGAACTGGTATTGTTCCCGGGCGAGCCCGACGAGACCCGGCTGCTCGCGGTTCATCTCAAATCAGGCTGCGCGCGCAACGCGCCCGACGATCACCGCGACGCCTGCCGCGCCCTACGCCGCCAAATGGCCATCCTCGAACGATGGATCGATACCCAGGCCGCCGCAGGCCGGCGTTTCGCCGTGCTTGGGGATTTCAATCGCGATTTCGTCCATGAGCCGCGGCGCAACGGATTCTGGACCGAGCTCGACGATTCCGCCCCGCCCGAGGCCGACCTCAGCTTGCTGGCCGACCATGTGGAATTTCGCAACTGCGCGCCGCAACAGGCATTTTCGGGCTATATCGACCACATAATCCTCAGCCGATCGCTTGCCATGCGGGAGATCGAGGGCTCGTTCCGCCGCCCAACCTACACGATTACCGACTTTTCACGTCGCCGGCTCTCGGATCATTGCCCGGTGGCGATCAGTCTGTCACTCGGTCATTAAGTTCACTCGCTATTGGCCTCGCGCGGCCAGCATGCATAATGGCGCCTTGGGGACGGGCAAAAAATGAAAAAGAACCAGCCGAGCGACAAATCGGCGAACGTCGAACGGCGTTTGCACACCCGGCATCGCGCCAAGACCACGGTCTACATCAACGTCATCGGCGGCCAGAAGCGATTGTGCAAGGCAATCAATCTGAGTGCGACAGGCGTTTTCATCGAGACCAGCAATCTCGGTTTGCGTAAGGGTCAGAAGGTAGAGCTGTCCTTCGCCATCAATCTGGGCAAGGTCACAAAGATCCACAAGCGCAGTGCGGTCGTCGCTCATGTGTCCCGCGGCGGCACCGGCCTGATGATGGACGCCTACGCGACGCGCTAATTCCCGTTCAGCGCCGCCAGGGAATGGCATCGACGACGGGCGTCGCGATGTCCTCGGGGCGAGCCACGTTGATGTGTGGCAGCACTTCGCTTGCAAAGAGTTCCAGGCTCTCCCATGACATCTCGGCGTGCGTGCCGGGCTTGTTGATGCGCAGGCACAGATAGCTGCCTTCCGGGAGTTTGCCCGCAAGTTCGATGCACTGCTCGGGCGTTACCACCGCATACGCGGGACTCGACCTGACGATGGCAACGTCGGTCAGCTCCTCAGGCGTCGCCGCATAACTGATCCGGGCATTTCCGGCCTCGGCGGCCCACTTCCCGTAGTAGTTGATCTCATGCAGAAAAGAAGGTCCGAGCACCGACCAGGCTTTCTCCGGGTCGCGCGTGACATGGACGTATAGCGGCATCGTCGGGCGGCGCACGGGGCCGGGCTTGCGGCCGAGCTTGACGCACTCCTCCCTGTAGAGGGCGACGAGTTTGTGATCGCCGTCCGCCGGCGCGAAACCGTCGCAAAAGCGAGCGGCGCGTTTCGCCGAAGCGGCCACAGCGCCGCCACCCAATACGGGCGGCCGCTCGCCCCGATACGGACCCGGTCGTACACGACCGCGCCGGCCATCGAATTCAAACGCTTCGCCCGCCATGGCCGAGATATAGATAGGTAATTTCTGATCGGCAATCCTACCCCGTTCACGGCTCGAGACACCGAACATCTCGAACTCGTGCGCGACGTAACCGATGCCGGTAACGACTTCGGTACGGCCTTTGGACACCAGGCTCAACATGATGTGATCTTCAGCCACGCGGATCGGGTCATGCAGCGGCAGCAACAGGCAACCGATGACGATGCGGGTATTCTCCGTGACGGCGGCGATCGCCGACGCCAGGACCAGCGGCGACGATATGAAAAGCGAGTCGTGGTGCTCCGACAGCCAGACTTCGCTGAGGCCTTTGCGGTCGGCCCAGGCCAGCTGTTCGAGGGAGAGTTGATACAGGGAATCGTCGTGCAGCTCGGGCGGCAGCAACATGTCGACTTGAATGCGCCAGGAGATCATGGTTCTGTCGTCCGCAAATGCATGAAGCGCCACGAGCGGGTCCCTGGTGCTGGCACCGTGACTCGAACACGGGACCTGCCGCTTACAAGGCGGCTGCTCTACCAACTGAGCTATGCCAGCAAGGATCAAAGACCCGACAAATATTCTAAGCGATGGCCCCAGCCATCGCGACCGTGTTGCTCAGGATGCGGCAGCGGGCGCGCAGGATTCGAGCCGCAACGCTCCTTGACCTGCCGCGAACGCGCCGAGATTGCGCTCGGCTTCGCCCTCCTCGACCTGCAATTCGAGCCAGTACTGCGGGACATCGCGCGTCTGATCGCTGATCAGCGGTTTGAAGCCGATACGCTGCACGACCTGCGCACGCCGCGCCGCACGATCGCGTTCGCTAAAAAGGCCCACCGAGACGCGGCGCTCGAGGTCTCCCTCGTGGAACGGTATCGCCACTGCGTCGCCGAGGCCGCCCTGGCGCAGGCGGGCGATGATGCGCGCCTGTCCCTGCGCACTGGCGATATTGCCGACATAGACGAGAAACCCGGCCGTGGTCTGCGCCTGTCGCGTGGTCACACTGGGGCTGTAGCCGCCCGGTTCGAGAAGTTTCACCGCCTGGCCGGCTTCGCCCTCGTCACGAAATGGTCCGAGGGCCAGACAGCGCCTCTGCACAGGCGCAATCGGTACTTCGCTTCGCAACTTGAGCGCCGGCAGTTGCTCGGCGCCAAGAAGTGTGCCGTGCTCGGTTGACGGCGCACTCAACCAGTGAGTCCAGGCGAACACCGCGAGATTGGCCAGCAGCAGCACGGCGATGAGCAGTCGCATCAACGCATGTTACTCGAAGTGGCTGGCATTGGCCCGCGTCGCCAGCACCAGCAGGCCGCGCAGCACCAGGTCCTCAACCCTCTGCGTGTCAAGGCTCAACAGGACTTGCAGCTCACCACTGTCGCCGCCCGTGAGCACGACCCGGGGCCGTTGACCGAGATCGCGCAGGGCATTCTGATGACAGCGCTCGATCAAGGCGACGAGCGCAAGATGC
This region includes:
- a CDS encoding PilC/PilY family type IV pilus protein, which gives rise to MSTISRSLTALAAGTLLCIGAVSPAIADDTEIFISQINSAGVRPNILFVIDTSGSMGSTITLAKPPYDAATVYPGACSTGRVYWSTGSGNPPTCGTSRYIDAAYNACGAAEAALNSGGFWFGRAAQFYPSGGGGASAYRWRDLSSSEHTSYVECQNDWGVHGVNAAAVAKYPKDRDPSNPWTTNPGDSRILSWSSRNDFTLYSGNYVNWYRWSGPATSLTRLQAVQSVASQIANTVNGVNLGLMRFSDNGGFFCTDNAAQGGMVTKEMVDVNGTGNRASLVATINSYNAGGCTPLSETLYEAGQYYAGNAVDYGNTSAPSLSVAASRSSTNANQYQSPIQYKCQKNYIVLLTDGLPTADTNADAKIQALVDKGSPAESFASLVGSCDGTGDGRCLDDMAEYLFKGDHSPLAGRQNITTYTVGMGPGIPAGTNFLDSVATRGGGKNYTIADDVTELTDTLQKVFSDILSNSTTFTTPTVAVNAFNRAQTQNDLFVSVFRPASELRWPGNIKKYKLVGGKIVDVNNADAIDPGTGFFQNNAQSYWSPSPDGPNVEPGGAANLIDNPSARNLLTQVVSGGPMVAFNTSNAAITDAMLGITGPAPLRDDLILWARGQDIKDRDVDGDTTEPRRTMGDPLHGKPAIVTYGGTTGSPDPDDTVIFAPDNDGYLHAIDVRETSPTEGRELWAFVPYEMLGRMASLFDNPSAVNRTYGLDGDIKVLKFDVNNDGIVDPSAGDKVYLYFGLRRGGKRYYALDVTDRNNPVMLFTKSNAELPGLGESWSPPIISRVNVAGAAQNGEKLVLIFGGGYDAAQDSGAYGTDVEGHRIFMIDAKTGALLWFGGANTGSTVPPVGPSMAVFPKMENAITGRINVLDTNGDNYADRMYAADLGGRVHRFDIWNGNPANTLVTGGVMAEFGAAGMASPTTADTRRFYNGPDVALVQLRGADPYYNIAIGSGYRGHPLELNNHDMFFSFRDKTPFARFTQAQYNSFVPVKPVDLVDITPNINSSVVPATARGWRLDMTLNGGWVGEKILAESVTVNGVILFPTYQPTPASLADPCVPSTGRNRVYALRIGNGRPALDFNDDGVNDPSDDLSQSGIVGDVSVGIIRDSSLGNGGGGGGGGTPTVCIAGVEVLKKCVGVGGTVRSYWHSNGR
- a CDS encoding type IV pilin protein is translated as MTMINSYRRRQRGVTLMELLTVVVVLGILATIAIPSYRSYLLRSQRTDGTTTLLRVRSAQEKFYLQNNAYSNDMGPAPAGLGIAGAAGACANSEGGKYQVCIAFNGGNPNTFIATAAPTAAGGQGADTKCTSFTINETGTKGSTGTATTAECWR
- a CDS encoding endonuclease/exonuclease/phosphatase family protein translates to MASQAHVAPLILLAIAALFGGCTPRPPEASPAAGAREGLRLATWNLEWFLRPEDFHKLKASCTSREQPPPRSRPSIPCDVAYGMERSSSDIKTLADYAKRLGADVIALQEVDGPAAAALLFAPEDYDFCFTGRRHVQNNGFAVRRSVAHRCGPDLRELSLGDSVRRGKELVLFPGEPDETRLLAVHLKSGCARNAPDDHRDACRALRRQMAILERWIDTQAAAGRRFAVLGDFNRDFVHEPRRNGFWTELDDSAPPEADLSLLADHVEFRNCAPQQAFSGYIDHIILSRSLAMREIEGSFRRPTYTITDFSRRRLSDHCPVAISLSLGH
- a CDS encoding PilZ domain-containing protein — its product is MKKNQPSDKSANVERRLHTRHRAKTTVYINVIGGQKRLCKAINLSATGVFIETSNLGLRKGQKVELSFAINLGKVTKIHKRSAVVAHVSRGGTGLMMDAYATR
- a CDS encoding LLM class flavin-dependent oxidoreductase, with translation MISWRIQVDMLLPPELHDDSLYQLSLEQLAWADRKGLSEVWLSEHHDSLFISSPLVLASAIAAVTENTRIVIGCLLLPLHDPIRVAEDHIMLSLVSKGRTEVVTGIGYVAHEFEMFGVSSRERGRIADQKLPIYISAMAGEAFEFDGRRGRVRPGPYRGERPPVLGGGAVAASAKRAARFCDGFAPADGDHKLVALYREECVKLGRKPGPVRRPTMPLYVHVTRDPEKAWSVLGPSFLHEINYYGKWAAEAGNARISYAATPEELTDVAIVRSSPAYAVVTPEQCIELAGKLPEGSYLCLRINKPGTHAEMSWESLELFASEVLPHINVARPEDIATPVVDAIPWRR